The nucleotide window AACTAAGGAGGAACTAACATGCTAATTTATACTAAAAATATCAACGACATTAACATTGAAGATATAGGCAATCTAATCTCTGAAAAACAAATTGAAAGCAGATTTTTAGAATTCAAACAACAAAAGTCCAACGGAGAAGAAGACAAGATTCTAAAAACCGTTTGTGGATTTGCAAATGCTGATGGAGGATTGTTTATATATGGTTTAAAAGAAAAAAGTGGGGAAGCACATGAAATTACAGGAGTATCACTTAATGGAAAAAGTTGGGATGATAAAAAACTACAAATTCAAGATTGGATTTATGGAAGAATCGAGCCTCATTTAAATATAGAAATAAATATGATTACTTCAGCTGATGACAAATTACTTATTCTTATTAAGGTTCCTAAAAGTTGGAATCCTCCACATTGTGTTATAGATAATCAAAAGAGGATTTTTTATCTAAGGAGAGATGGTCGTACAGACCCCATGGAATATGAAGAGTTGAAAAGAATGTTTGATTTAAATAATAGTTTAATTGAAAAGATTAATAATTTTAGAGACAATAGAATAGCAAAACTTGAATCTGAAAATCGAAACCACTATAAAGTTATTTTCCATGCAGTTCCATTAAATGCATATTCAAACAATAACATCAATTTAGAAAAAGC belongs to uncultured Methanobrevibacter sp. and includes:
- a CDS encoding helix-turn-helix domain-containing protein, with amino-acid sequence MLIYTKNINDINIEDIGNLISEKQIESRFLEFKQQKSNGEEDKILKTVCGFANADGGLFIYGLKEKSGEAHEITGVSLNGKSWDDKKLQIQDWIYGRIEPHLNIEINMITSADDKLLILIKVPKSWNPPHCVIDNQKRIFYLRRDGRTDPMEYEELKRMFDLNNSLIEKINNFRDNRIAKLESENRNHYKVIFHAVPLNAYSNNNINLEKAKNELNGRIIGRDYKYNFEGLYHNNNEENLEFFRNGTFERCYTMPYTNEKMYLDTYEKDCITFCKEILQLYKELDIICPVVFFVSLTNIEECNK